From the genome of Eublepharis macularius isolate TG4126 chromosome 12, MPM_Emac_v1.0, whole genome shotgun sequence, one region includes:
- the WNT9B gene encoding protein Wnt-9b, with translation MRTPGTLRLAGPAAALCLLVLQVDAYFGSAALPSVRGLGGIFRVLSCALPGPVLRAGRALLRLASPRHPPRLPASVPFRFLSLFPFHFFGPLAKRTPGLFPRSRCRIAASPLSPAGQPSLFWLSAYRASGLTALWATSRESGPWLALGLLRVLLEAACAGYSGAVPALGAEATPDILWIWLLKGATILTAAAFFGLTRKEALIQFPLLGTSMNPAYGKAHLKQCDLLKLSHKQKRLCRREPGLAETLWDAIRLGIIECQYQFRNERWNCSLDGRTNLLDRGCKETAFLYAVSSAALTHSLARACSAGRMERCTCDDSPDLENRKAWQWGVCGDNLKFSIRFLKNFLGQKKVGKDLQAQVDIHNTNMGIKAVKNGLKTTCKCHGVSGSCAVRTCWKQLSPFHETGKLLKLRYDHAVKVFSTSNDAVGHSELARLQHHSRLSKGLSAPRPTDLVYIEDSPSFCSPSKFSMGTTGRTCSREVNCDSMCCGRGYNTQTRMVTFSCHCQVQWCCYVECQQCMQEEVVYSCK, from the exons ATGCGCACGCCGGGGACGCTGCGCTTGGCCGGGCCGGCCGCCGCCTTATGCCTGCTGGTCCTGCAAGTGGACGCCTATTTCGGGTCAGCGGCGCTTCCCTCCGTCCGGGGCCTCGGGGGGATCTTTCGGGTCCTTTCCTGCGCCCTGCCCGGTCCAGTCCTCCGCGCGGGGCGAGCGCTTctgcgcctcgcctcgcctcgccacCCACCCCGGCTCCCCGCCTCGGTTCCCTTtcgctttctctctcttttcccttttCACTTCTTTGGTCCTCTCGCCAAGCGCACCCCGGGCTTGTTTCCTCGGTCTCGCTGTCGTATCGCCGCTTCTCCGCTTAGCCCCGCCGGCCAGCCTTCGCTCTTCTGGCTCTCAGCCTATCGAGCTTCTGGTTTAACTGCCTTGTGGGCTACCAGCAGGGAGTCAGGCCCGTGGCTTGCACTGGGGCTGCTTAGGGTCTTGCTGGAAGCTGCCTGCGCGGGTTATTCCGGGGCTGTGCCCGCGCTCGGGGCAGAAGCAACTCCCGATATACT GTGGATTTGGTTGCTTAAGGGAGCTACAATCTTAACAGCAGCTGCTTTCTTTGG GCTGACTAGGAAGGAAGCATTAATTCAATTTCCTCTGCTGGGGACCTCTATGAACCCTGCTTATGGCAAGGCTCACTTGAAGCAATGTGATCTGCTAAAGCTGTCCCATAAGCAGAAGAGACTTTGCCGTCGGGAGCCAGGGCTGGCTGAGACTCTGTGGGATGCCATCCGGCTTGGGATCATCGAGTGTCAGTATCAGTTCCGTAATGAGCGCTGGAACTGCAGCCTGGATGGGAGGACCAATCTCCTGGATCGAG GCTGTAAAGAAACAGCCTTTCTCTATGCAGTGTCTTCGGCAGCGTTGACCCACTCCCTGGCTCGGGCATGCAGTGCAGGACGGATGGAGCGCTGCACATGTGATGACTCTCCAGATTTGGAGAACCGCAAGGCGTGGCAGTGGGGTGTGTGCGGAGACAACCTCAAGTTCAGCATCAGGTTCCTGAAGAACTTCCTAGGCCAAAAGAAGGTTGGGAAAGATCTGCAGGCCCAAGTGGATATCCACAACACTAACATGGGCATCAAG GCTGTGAAAAATGGTTTGAAGACGACTTGCAAGTGCCACGGTGTTTCTGGCTCATGCGCTGTGAGAACCTGCTGGAAACAACTGTCCCCTTTCCACGAGACAGGGAAGCTCCTCAAGTTGCGCTATGACCATGCTGTCAAAGTTTTCAGCACCTCCAACGATGCCGTGGGCCACTCAGAACTAGCACGCCTCCAGCACCACAGCCGCTTGTCCAAAGGACTGTCTGCTCCCCGCCCCACAGACCTAGTTTACATAGAGGACTCTCCTTCATTCTgctcacccagcaagttttcaaTGGGCACCACTGGAAGGACATGTTCCCGCGAGGTCAACTGTGACAGCATGTGCTGTGGCCGGGGGTACAACACCCAGACCCGCATGGTCACCTTTTCCTGCCACTGCCAGGTGCAGTGGTGCTGCTATGTGGAATGCCAGCAGTGCATGCAAGAAGAGGTGGTTTACAGCTGCAAGTAG